One genomic region from Streptomyces sp. NBC_00582 encodes:
- a CDS encoding sodium/solute symporter gives MSRAATPLAASVTEFSGDAQTMSLAAFTAVATVTLLLCVMTGPDRDDLDEFYTGYRSLSPLRNGLAIAGDYISAATVLGTGGVIALCGYDGVVLALSTALSLMLLMFLLAEPLRNAGRFTMGDALARRMPGRAVRITACGVTLAALLPMMLVQLAGTGQLLAFILGFSGDSVKTGCVVVMGALMISYAAIGGMKGTALIQILKIVTLLGSGVAVALVVLSRFDWNPGALFDGAARGSGVGDAFLRSGLEFAGSPYPRLDMITAQLSVVLGGACLPHITMRMYTASSARQVRRSLSWAVSGVAVFVLVITVVGLGATALIGRAVIAAADPQGNTAYLLGSRAAFGTDVSAAETLLFTTVTTAIFLTVLASVAGMILACANSLAHDVFAARARETTPRREMLIARLSALAVGVPTILLATQVQHRSLQPLVTLSFCLGASALAPALVYSLFWRRYTRTGLLCTLIGGTLAVLLLMPGTNLVSGSPAAAFPEADFNWFPFTTTGIVTVPLGFAFGWLGTLASGRRGAEEQRRQYEAVEGWILAGAGAEARKGT, from the coding sequence ATGAGCCGCGCGGCCACCCCGCTCGCGGCCTCCGTCACGGAGTTCAGCGGCGACGCGCAGACCATGTCCCTCGCCGCCTTCACCGCGGTCGCCACCGTCACCCTGCTGCTGTGCGTGATGACCGGCCCCGACCGCGACGACCTCGACGAGTTCTACACCGGCTACCGCTCGCTGTCCCCGCTGCGCAACGGCCTCGCCATCGCCGGCGACTACATCTCCGCGGCCACCGTCCTCGGCACCGGCGGCGTCATCGCCCTGTGCGGCTACGACGGTGTCGTCCTCGCCCTCAGCACCGCCCTGTCGCTGATGCTGCTGATGTTCCTGCTGGCCGAACCCCTGCGCAACGCGGGCCGGTTCACCATGGGCGACGCCCTGGCCCGCCGGATGCCCGGCCGCGCCGTACGGATCACCGCCTGCGGCGTCACCCTCGCCGCGCTGCTGCCGATGATGCTGGTCCAGCTCGCCGGCACCGGACAGCTCCTCGCGTTCATCCTGGGGTTCTCCGGGGACTCCGTGAAGACCGGCTGCGTCGTGGTCATGGGCGCCCTGATGATCAGCTACGCGGCGATCGGCGGCATGAAGGGCACCGCCCTCATCCAGATCCTGAAGATCGTGACCCTGCTCGGCTCCGGCGTGGCCGTCGCCCTCGTCGTCCTCAGCCGCTTCGACTGGAACCCGGGCGCCCTGTTCGACGGGGCCGCCCGGGGCAGCGGGGTCGGCGACGCCTTCCTGCGCTCCGGCCTGGAATTCGCCGGCAGCCCCTACCCCCGCCTCGACATGATCACGGCCCAGCTCTCGGTGGTCCTGGGCGGCGCCTGCCTGCCCCACATCACCATGCGCATGTACACCGCCTCCAGCGCCCGCCAGGTGCGCCGCTCGCTGTCCTGGGCGGTCTCGGGAGTCGCCGTGTTCGTCCTCGTCATCACGGTCGTCGGCCTCGGCGCCACCGCGCTGATCGGCCGCGCGGTGATCGCCGCCGCGGACCCGCAGGGCAACACCGCCTATCTGCTGGGCTCACGGGCCGCCTTCGGCACGGACGTGTCCGCGGCGGAGACGCTGCTGTTCACGACGGTCACCACGGCGATCTTCCTCACCGTCCTCGCCTCCGTCGCCGGCATGATCCTCGCCTGCGCCAACTCCCTCGCCCACGACGTCTTCGCGGCACGCGCGCGTGAGACGACCCCGCGCCGCGAGATGCTCATCGCCCGGCTGTCCGCGCTCGCCGTCGGCGTACCGACGATCCTGCTCGCCACCCAGGTGCAGCACCGCAGCCTGCAGCCCCTGGTCACGCTCTCCTTCTGCCTGGGCGCCTCCGCGCTCGCCCCCGCCCTCGTCTACAGCCTCTTCTGGCGCCGCTACACCCGCACCGGCCTGCTGTGCACCCTCATCGGCGGCACCCTCGCCGTGCTGCTCCTCATGCCGGGCACGAACCTGGTCTCCGGATCGCCCGCCGCCGCGTTCCCCGAGGCCGACTTCAACTGGTTCCCGTTCACCACCACCGGCATCGTCACCGTCCCCCTCGGCTTCGCCTTCGGCTGGCTGGGCACCCTGGCCTCGGGCCGGCGCGGCGCCGAGGAACAGCGCCGCCAGTACGAGGCCGTGGAGGGCTGGATCCTGGCGGGGGCCGGTGCGGAGGCACGCAAGGGCACCTGA
- a CDS encoding DUF485 domain-containing protein translates to MSHDPSRPDLTYPWQPPPPPPPVTPRHRPDHHTPLGHHSDLRLLRGAYRRQRRVATLTALGYFVVFLVLSGFAPSVMTATVTTGLPAGLLLGLIQLPVTWLAIAVYEHTARRRVDPLAARIREQAEIDARRGATR, encoded by the coding sequence ATGTCCCACGACCCGTCCCGCCCCGACCTGACCTACCCCTGGCAGCCGCCACCCCCGCCGCCCCCCGTGACCCCGCGCCACCGGCCGGACCACCACACCCCGCTGGGCCACCACAGCGACCTGCGGCTCCTGCGCGGCGCCTACCGCCGCCAGCGCCGCGTGGCCACACTCACCGCGCTCGGCTACTTCGTGGTGTTCCTCGTCCTGTCCGGCTTCGCGCCGTCCGTGATGACGGCCACCGTCACCACCGGACTGCCCGCCGGACTGCTCCTCGGGCTGATCCAGCTCCCCGTCACCTGGCTGGCGATCGCCGTCTACGAGCACACGGCCCGCCGCCGGGTCGACCCGCTCGCCGCCCGCATCCGCGAGCAGGCCGAGATCGACGCACGACGGGGGGCCACCCGATGA
- a CDS encoding MFS transporter encodes MGDTRPARREGARQRSGAHQRGAVVAALMLSMALAALDSTIVSTAVPQIVGDLGGFSVFSWLFSGYLLAVTVTLPVYGKLSDTFGRKPVLVVGAALFLLGSLLCALAWNMAALIAFRVVQGLGGGALQGTVQTLAADLYPLKERPRIQSKLSTVWAVSAVAGPAVGGLLAAYADWRWIFLVNLPIGAVALWLIVRHLHEPGRESSPRARAGREARPESSPRARVDWAGALAVFACGGVLLTALVQGGVAWPWLSGPSLGLFAAGLVLAGVVVVVERRAAEPIIPGWVWRRRTIAAVNLALGALGLLMVAPSVFLPTYAQSVLGLGPVAAGFVLSVWTLSWPVSAALSQHLYRRIGFRDTALCGIGAAALILLAFPFLPYPGAAWQPTLLMLALGAALGLFQLPLIVGVQSTVGWSERGTTTASVLFCRQTGQTVGASVFGAVANGVLAARLGGAGDLDSVTRALDAGTAPESVRRAVASAVHAVYLGASCAAALAFLVLLSVAPRRFPVLADQEDRPSAKEPAEERS; translated from the coding sequence GTGGGGGACACGAGACCCGCGAGGCGCGAGGGGGCACGGCAGCGCTCGGGGGCGCACCAGCGGGGCGCGGTGGTGGCCGCGTTGATGCTCTCCATGGCGCTGGCCGCCCTGGACTCCACGATCGTCTCCACGGCCGTGCCGCAGATCGTCGGCGACCTGGGCGGGTTCTCGGTGTTTTCCTGGCTGTTCTCGGGCTATCTGCTCGCGGTGACGGTCACCCTGCCCGTCTACGGCAAGCTCTCCGACACCTTCGGCCGCAAGCCGGTGCTGGTGGTGGGCGCCGCGCTGTTCCTGCTGGGGTCGCTGCTGTGCGCGCTCGCCTGGAACATGGCGGCGCTGATCGCGTTCCGGGTGGTGCAGGGGCTCGGCGGAGGGGCGTTGCAGGGCACGGTGCAGACGCTCGCCGCCGATCTGTACCCGCTGAAGGAGCGGCCGAGGATCCAGTCGAAGCTGTCCACGGTGTGGGCGGTGTCGGCGGTCGCGGGTCCCGCCGTGGGCGGCCTGCTCGCGGCGTACGCGGACTGGCGCTGGATCTTCCTGGTCAACCTGCCGATCGGGGCGGTCGCGTTGTGGCTGATCGTGCGTCATCTGCACGAACCCGGGCGGGAGTCGTCGCCACGCGCGCGTGCGGGACGGGAGGCCCGGCCGGAATCGTCGCCACGCGCGCGTGTGGACTGGGCGGGGGCGCTGGCCGTGTTCGCGTGCGGTGGGGTGCTGCTGACCGCTCTGGTGCAGGGCGGGGTGGCCTGGCCGTGGCTGTCGGGGCCGTCGCTCGGGCTGTTCGCTGCGGGGCTGGTGCTGGCCGGGGTCGTGGTGGTCGTGGAGCGGCGGGCGGCGGAGCCGATCATCCCGGGGTGGGTGTGGCGGCGCCGTACGATCGCGGCGGTCAATCTGGCGCTCGGTGCGCTGGGCCTGCTGATGGTGGCGCCCTCGGTGTTCCTGCCGACGTACGCGCAGTCGGTGCTGGGCCTCGGGCCGGTGGCGGCCGGTTTCGTGCTCTCCGTGTGGACGCTGAGCTGGCCGGTGTCCGCGGCGCTGAGCCAGCACCTCTACCGGCGGATCGGTTTCCGGGACACCGCGCTGTGCGGCATCGGGGCCGCGGCGCTGATCCTGCTGGCGTTCCCGTTCCTGCCGTATCCCGGAGCGGCCTGGCAGCCGACGCTGCTGATGCTGGCGCTCGGTGCGGCGCTCGGCCTCTTCCAGTTGCCGCTGATCGTCGGGGTGCAGTCGACGGTGGGCTGGTCGGAGCGGGGCACGACGACCGCGTCGGTGCTGTTCTGCCGGCAGACCGGGCAGACGGTCGGCGCGTCGGTGTTCGGCGCGGTCGCCAACGGGGTGCTGGCGGCGCGGCTGGGCGGGGCGGGCGATCTGGACTCGGTGACCCGCGCGCTCGACGCCGGTACGGCGCCCGAGTCGGTCCGGCGCGCCGTCGCGAGCGCCGTGCACGCCGTATATCTGGGGGCGTCGTGCGCTGCCGCGCTCGCCTTCCTGGTGCTGCTGTCCGTGGCGCCGCGCCGCTTCCCGGTGCTGGCGGACCAGGAGGACCGGCCGTCGGCGAAGGAACCGGCGGAAGAGCGGTCATAG
- a CDS encoding ABC transporter ATP-binding protein, whose translation MTSAVTIPRHGGTGGRTAVAARARQVVKAYGSGETRVVALDHVDVDIARGRFTAIMGPSGSGKSTLMHCLAGLDTVTSGQIYLDDTEITGLKDKKLTKLRRDRIGFIFQAFNLLPTLNAIENITLPMDIAGRKPDKEWLARVVDTVGLSDRLKHRPTQLSGGQQQRVAVARALAARPEIIFGDEPTGNLDSRAGAEVLGFLRRSVDELGQTIVMVTHDPVAASYADRVLYLADGRIVDEMFKPTADSVLDRMKDFDARGRTS comes from the coding sequence GTGACTTCGGCTGTGACCATTCCCAGGCACGGGGGCACTGGAGGGCGTACGGCCGTCGCCGCGCGGGCGCGGCAGGTCGTCAAGGCGTACGGGTCCGGCGAGACCCGCGTCGTCGCCCTCGACCACGTCGACGTGGACATCGCGCGGGGCCGGTTCACCGCGATCATGGGCCCCTCGGGGTCCGGCAAGTCCACGCTGATGCACTGCCTCGCCGGTCTCGACACCGTGACGAGCGGTCAGATCTACCTGGACGACACCGAGATCACCGGCCTGAAGGACAAGAAGCTCACCAAGCTGCGCCGGGACCGCATCGGATTCATCTTCCAGGCGTTCAACCTGCTTCCGACGCTCAACGCGATCGAGAACATCACGCTCCCCATGGACATCGCCGGCCGCAAGCCTGACAAGGAGTGGCTCGCGCGCGTGGTCGACACGGTCGGACTTTCCGACCGGCTCAAGCACCGCCCCACGCAGCTCTCCGGCGGTCAGCAGCAGCGCGTCGCCGTGGCGCGCGCCCTGGCGGCCCGCCCCGAGATCATCTTCGGTGACGAGCCGACCGGAAACCTCGACTCGCGCGCGGGCGCCGAGGTCCTCGGCTTCCTGCGCCGCTCCGTCGACGAGCTGGGCCAGACCATCGTGATGGTCACCCACGACCCGGTGGCCGCCTCGTACGCGGACCGGGTGCTGTATCTCGCCGACGGCCGGATCGTCGACGAGATGTTCAAGCCGACCGCGGACTCCGTCCTGGACCGCATGAAGGACTTCGACGCGCGGGGGCGTACGTCATGA
- a CDS encoding ABC transporter permease, whose protein sequence is MTVMKTSMRNFFAHKGRMALSAVAVLLSVGFVCGTLVFTDTMNTTFDKLFAATSSDVTVSAKSASDTGETTSDNGKPPVMPASVLTKVREARGVKTAQGTVFSTSVTVVDADKDNLSPSSGAPTIVGSWNANDARTMKITSGTAPKGSGQVMVDKDTADKHHLRLGDEIGVISAIGTHTARISGIAAFQVTNPGAAIFYLDTRTAQQTLVGEPDVYTNVNVTAAAGVSDEQLKKNVTAELGTAGYKVQTAKETADANRADVGDFLNVMKYAMLGFAGIAFLVGIFLIINTFSMLVAQRTREIGLMRAIGSSRRQVNRSVLAEALLLGGVGSVLGVGAGVGLAVGLMKLMGMTGMNLSTDDLTVSWTTPVIGLALGVIVTVLAAYLPARRAGKVSPMAALRDAGAPADAKAGAVRAVLGLLLTGAGGYALYLASAADQAKEGSLWLGLGVVLSLIGFVVIGPLLAAGVVRVLGAVLLRAFGPVGRMAERNALRNPRRTGATGAALMIGLALVACLSVVGSSMVASATDQLDKTVGTDFIIQSDNGQLITPQAVEAVKDTPGLERVTEYKWTKADFTTPDGKTLDGTAITAADPSYATDLRTETVAGKLADAYRPDSMSVHEKFAEDHDIHLGSKIAVAFDNGSTARLTVRAITSSDVVIDQGAMYTSIDTMKKYVPADKLPLDQLVFASAKDGQQNAAYTSLKSALHDYPQYSVRDQTDYKQALKDQIGQLLNLIYGLLALAIVVAVLGVVNTLALSVVERTREIGLMRAIGLSRRQLRRMIRMESVVIALFGALLGLGLGMGWGATAQQLLALEGLNVLEIPWPTITGVFIGSAFVGLFAALIPAFRAGRMNVLNAIATD, encoded by the coding sequence ATGACCGTCATGAAGACCTCGATGCGCAACTTCTTCGCGCACAAGGGACGCATGGCCCTGTCGGCCGTCGCGGTCCTGCTCTCGGTGGGGTTCGTGTGCGGGACGCTGGTGTTCACCGACACGATGAACACCACCTTCGACAAGCTGTTCGCCGCCACCTCCTCCGATGTCACGGTCAGCGCCAAGAGCGCCTCCGACACCGGTGAGACGACCTCGGACAACGGCAAGCCGCCGGTCATGCCGGCCTCCGTGCTCACCAAGGTGCGCGAGGCCCGGGGCGTGAAGACGGCGCAGGGGACCGTCTTCTCGACCTCGGTGACCGTCGTCGACGCCGACAAGGACAACCTGTCCCCGTCCAGCGGCGCCCCCACCATCGTCGGCAGCTGGAACGCCAACGACGCCCGCACCATGAAGATCACCTCCGGTACGGCGCCCAAGGGCTCCGGCCAGGTCATGGTCGACAAGGACACCGCCGACAAGCACCACCTGAGGCTCGGCGACGAGATCGGCGTGATCAGCGCGATCGGCACGCACACCGCGCGGATCTCCGGCATCGCCGCCTTCCAGGTCACCAACCCCGGCGCCGCGATCTTCTACCTGGACACCAGGACCGCCCAGCAGACGCTGGTCGGCGAGCCGGACGTGTACACGAACGTCAACGTCACGGCGGCGGCCGGCGTGAGCGACGAGCAGCTCAAGAAGAACGTCACGGCGGAACTCGGCACGGCCGGCTACAAGGTGCAGACCGCCAAGGAGACGGCCGACGCCAACCGCGCGGACGTCGGCGACTTCCTGAACGTCATGAAGTACGCCATGCTCGGCTTCGCCGGGATCGCCTTCCTCGTCGGCATCTTCCTGATCATCAACACCTTCTCCATGCTGGTCGCCCAGCGCACCCGCGAGATCGGCCTGATGCGGGCCATCGGCTCCAGCCGCAGGCAGGTCAACCGCTCGGTCCTCGCCGAGGCACTCCTGCTCGGTGGCGTGGGCTCGGTCCTCGGCGTCGGCGCGGGCGTCGGCCTCGCCGTCGGCCTGATGAAGCTCATGGGCATGACCGGCATGAACCTCTCCACCGACGACCTGACGGTGTCCTGGACGACCCCGGTGATCGGCCTCGCCCTCGGGGTGATCGTCACCGTCCTCGCCGCCTACCTGCCCGCCCGCCGCGCGGGCAAGGTCTCCCCGATGGCCGCCCTGCGTGACGCCGGCGCCCCCGCCGACGCCAAGGCCGGTGCCGTACGGGCCGTGCTGGGCCTGCTGCTGACCGGCGCGGGCGGCTACGCCCTGTACCTGGCCTCGGCGGCCGACCAGGCCAAGGAGGGCTCCCTGTGGCTCGGTCTCGGCGTGGTGCTGTCCCTGATCGGCTTCGTCGTCATCGGCCCGCTGCTCGCGGCCGGCGTGGTCCGTGTCCTCGGCGCGGTCCTGCTCAGGGCCTTCGGCCCGGTCGGCCGCATGGCCGAACGCAACGCCCTGCGCAACCCGCGCCGCACCGGTGCCACCGGCGCCGCCCTGATGATCGGCCTCGCGCTCGTCGCCTGCCTCTCGGTCGTCGGCTCGTCCATGGTCGCCTCCGCGACCGACCAGCTCGACAAGACCGTCGGCACCGACTTCATCATCCAGAGCGACAACGGGCAGCTCATCACCCCGCAGGCCGTGGAGGCGGTCAAGGACACGCCGGGCCTCGAGCGGGTCACCGAGTACAAGTGGACCAAGGCCGACTTCACCACGCCCGACGGGAAGACGCTCGACGGTACGGCCATCACCGCGGCCGACCCGAGCTACGCCACGGACCTGCGCACCGAGACGGTCGCCGGCAAGCTCGCCGACGCCTACCGGCCCGACTCGATGTCCGTCCACGAGAAGTTCGCCGAGGACCACGACATCCACCTCGGCTCCAAGATCGCGGTGGCCTTCGACAACGGCTCCACGGCCCGCCTGACGGTCCGCGCGATCACCAGCAGTGACGTCGTCATCGACCAGGGCGCGATGTACACCTCCATCGACACGATGAAGAAGTACGTCCCGGCCGACAAACTCCCGCTCGACCAGCTGGTCTTCGCCTCGGCGAAGGACGGACAGCAAAACGCCGCCTACACGTCCCTCAAGTCCGCCCTGCACGACTACCCGCAGTACAGCGTCCGCGACCAGACCGACTACAAGCAGGCGCTGAAGGACCAGATCGGACAGCTCCTCAACCTGATCTACGGCCTCCTGGCGCTCGCGATCGTCGTCGCGGTCCTGGGCGTGGTGAACACCCTGGCCCTGTCGGTGGTGGAACGCACCCGCGAGATCGGCCTGATGCGCGCCATCGGCCTCTCCCGCCGCCAGCTGCGCCGCATGATCCGCATGGAGTCGGTGGTCATCGCCCTCTTCGGCGCCCTCCTCGGCCTCGGCCTGGGCATGGGCTGGGGCGCCACCGCCCAGCAGCTCCTCGCCCTGGAGGGTCTGAACGTCCTCGAGATCCCCTGGCCGACGATCACCGGTGTGTTCATCGGCTCGGCCTTCGTGGGTCTGTTCGCGGCGTTGATCCCCGCGTTCCGCGCCGGCCGCATGAACGTCCTCAACGCGATCGCGACCGACTAG
- the mfd gene encoding transcription-repair coupling factor, producing the protein MSLHGLLDAVVKDTALAEAIPAAADGNRMHIDLVGPPAARPFAIAALARETGRTVLAVTATGREAEDLAAALRSLLPSDAVAEYPSWETLPHERLSPRSDTVGRRLAVLRRLAHPRPDDPETGPVSVVVAPVRSVLQPQVKGLGDLEPVALRTGQQADLNQTVEALAAAAYARVELVEKRGEFAVRGGILDVFPPTEEHPLRVEFWGDDVEEIRYFKVADQRSLEVAEHGLWAPPCRELLLTDDVRTRARALAEQHPELGELLHRIAEGIAVEGMESLAPVLVDDMELLIDVLPKGAMAVVCDPERVRTRAADLVATSQEFLQASWAATAGGGEAPIDVGAASLWSIADVRDRARELDMMWWSVSPFAADLELEADTLQLGMHAPETYRGDTAKALADTKGWLADGWRVVFVTEGHGPASRTVEVLGGEGVAARLDTDLASLSPSVVHVACGSIEYGFVDTALKLVVLTETDLSGQKAAGRDGARMPARRRKTIDPLTLEAGDYIVHEQHGVGRYIEMVQRTVQGATREYLVVEYAPAKRGQPGDRLYIPTDQLEQITKYVGGEAPTLHRLGGADWTKTKARAKKAVKEIAADLIKLYSARMAAPGHAFGTDTPWQRELEDAFPYAETPDQLTTIAEVKDDMEKTVPMDRLICGDVGYGKTEIAVRAAFKAVQDGKQVAVLVPTTLLVQQHFGTFSERYAQFPVKVRALSRFQTDTEAKAVLEGLREGSVDVVIGTHRLFSSETKFKDLGLVIVDEEQRFGVEHKEQLKKLRANVDVLTMSATPIPRTLEMAVTGIREMSTITTPPEERHPVLTFVGPYEEKQIGAAVRRELLREGQVFYIHNRVESIDRAAARLREIVPEARIATAHGQMSETALEQVVVDFWEKKFDVLVSTTIVESGIDISNANTLIVERGDTFGLSQLHQLRGRVGRGRERGYAYFLYPPEKPLTETAHERLATIAQHTEMGAGMYVAMKDLEIRGAGNLLGGEQSGHIAGVGFDLYVRMVGEAVADYRRQLETGEIEEEPPLEVKIELPVDAHVPHDYAPGERLRLQAYRAIASANSEEDVRAVREELVDRYGKLPEPVENLLLVAGLRMLARACGVAEIVLQGTNIRFAPVELRESQELRLKRLYPGSVIKPAVHQVLVPRPKTAKVGGKPLVGRELLGWVGEFLASVLGS; encoded by the coding sequence ATGAGCCTGCACGGTCTGCTCGACGCCGTCGTCAAGGACACCGCCCTCGCCGAAGCGATCCCCGCGGCCGCAGACGGCAACCGCATGCACATCGACCTGGTCGGCCCTCCGGCGGCCCGCCCCTTCGCCATCGCCGCCCTCGCGCGCGAGACCGGCCGTACGGTCCTCGCCGTCACCGCGACCGGCCGCGAGGCCGAGGACCTGGCCGCCGCCCTGCGCTCCCTGCTGCCCTCGGACGCCGTCGCCGAGTACCCCTCCTGGGAGACGCTCCCGCACGAACGCCTCAGCCCCCGCAGCGACACCGTCGGCCGTCGCCTCGCCGTCCTGCGCCGCCTGGCCCACCCCCGCCCCGACGACCCCGAGACGGGCCCGGTCTCGGTGGTCGTGGCACCCGTCCGCTCGGTGCTGCAGCCCCAGGTCAAGGGCCTCGGCGACCTGGAGCCGGTGGCCCTGCGCACCGGGCAGCAGGCCGACCTGAACCAGACGGTCGAGGCGCTCGCGGCGGCGGCGTACGCGCGCGTGGAGCTCGTCGAGAAGCGCGGCGAGTTCGCCGTACGCGGCGGCATCCTCGACGTGTTCCCGCCCACCGAGGAACACCCCCTGCGCGTCGAGTTCTGGGGCGACGACGTCGAGGAGATCCGCTACTTCAAGGTCGCCGACCAGCGGTCCCTGGAGGTCGCCGAACACGGCCTGTGGGCCCCGCCCTGCCGGGAACTGCTGCTGACCGACGACGTCCGCACGCGTGCGCGTGCCCTCGCCGAACAGCACCCCGAACTCGGCGAACTGCTCCACCGGATCGCCGAGGGCATCGCGGTCGAGGGCATGGAGTCCCTCGCCCCCGTCCTCGTCGACGACATGGAGCTGCTGATCGACGTCCTGCCCAAGGGCGCGATGGCCGTCGTGTGCGACCCGGAGCGGGTCCGCACGCGCGCCGCCGACCTGGTGGCGACCTCGCAGGAGTTCCTGCAGGCGTCCTGGGCGGCCACGGCCGGCGGCGGCGAGGCGCCCATCGACGTCGGCGCGGCCTCCCTGTGGTCGATCGCCGACGTCCGTGACCGCGCGCGCGAGCTGGACATGATGTGGTGGTCGGTGTCGCCGTTCGCCGCGGACCTCGAACTCGAGGCGGACACCCTCCAGCTCGGGATGCACGCCCCCGAGACCTACCGCGGCGACACCGCGAAGGCCCTCGCCGACACCAAGGGCTGGCTCGCCGACGGCTGGCGCGTCGTCTTCGTCACCGAGGGCCACGGCCCGGCGTCCCGCACGGTCGAGGTCCTCGGCGGCGAGGGCGTGGCCGCCCGCCTGGACACGGACCTCGCCTCGCTGAGCCCCTCCGTCGTCCATGTGGCGTGCGGCTCCATCGAGTACGGCTTCGTGGACACGGCCCTGAAGCTGGTCGTCCTCACGGAGACCGACCTGTCGGGCCAGAAGGCGGCCGGCAGGGACGGCGCGCGCATGCCCGCGCGCCGCAGGAAGACGATCGACCCGCTCACCCTGGAGGCGGGCGACTACATCGTCCACGAGCAGCACGGCGTCGGCCGTTACATCGAGATGGTGCAGCGCACCGTGCAGGGCGCCACGCGCGAGTACCTGGTCGTCGAGTACGCCCCCGCCAAGCGCGGCCAGCCCGGCGACCGCCTCTACATCCCCACCGACCAGCTGGAGCAGATCACCAAGTACGTCGGCGGCGAGGCACCCACCCTGCACCGCCTCGGCGGCGCCGACTGGACGAAGACCAAGGCGCGCGCGAAGAAGGCCGTCAAGGAGATCGCCGCCGACCTGATCAAGCTGTACAGCGCGCGCATGGCGGCCCCCGGGCACGCCTTCGGCACGGACACGCCGTGGCAGCGCGAGCTGGAGGACGCGTTCCCGTACGCGGAGACCCCCGACCAGCTCACCACCATCGCCGAGGTCAAGGACGACATGGAGAAGACGGTCCCCATGGACCGCCTGATCTGCGGCGACGTCGGCTACGGCAAGACGGAGATCGCGGTCCGCGCCGCCTTCAAGGCCGTCCAGGACGGCAAGCAGGTCGCGGTCCTCGTCCCGACGACGCTGCTCGTGCAGCAGCACTTCGGCACGTTCAGCGAGCGGTACGCGCAGTTCCCCGTCAAGGTGAGGGCGCTGTCCCGCTTCCAGACCGACACCGAGGCCAAGGCGGTCCTGGAGGGGCTGCGCGAGGGCTCCGTGGACGTCGTCATCGGCACCCACCGCCTGTTCTCCTCGGAGACGAAGTTCAAGGACCTCGGCCTCGTCATCGTCGACGAGGAGCAGCGCTTCGGCGTCGAGCACAAGGAGCAGCTGAAGAAGCTCCGCGCGAACGTCGACGTGCTGACGATGTCCGCGACCCCGATCCCGCGCACCCTGGAGATGGCGGTCACCGGCATCCGCGAGATGTCCACGATCACCACCCCGCCGGAGGAGCGCCACCCGGTGCTCACCTTCGTCGGCCCGTACGAGGAGAAGCAGATCGGCGCCGCCGTCCGCCGTGAGCTCCTGCGCGAGGGCCAGGTCTTCTACATCCACAACCGGGTCGAGTCGATCGACCGCGCGGCCGCCCGGCTGCGGGAGATCGTGCCCGAGGCACGGATCGCCACCGCCCACGGCCAGATGTCCGAGACGGCCCTCGAACAGGTCGTCGTCGACTTCTGGGAGAAGAAGTTCGACGTGCTCGTCTCGACGACGATCGTCGAGTCCGGCATCGACATCTCCAACGCCAACACCCTCATCGTGGAGCGCGGCGACACCTTCGGTCTCTCCCAGCTGCACCAGCTCCGGGGCCGGGTGGGCCGGGGCCGGGAGCGCGGGTACGCCTACTTCCTGTACCCGCCGGAGAAGCCCCTGACGGAGACCGCGCACGAGCGGCTCGCCACGATCGCCCAGCACACCGAGATGGGCGCGGGCATGTACGTCGCGATGAAGGACCTGGAGATCCGCGGCGCCGGAAACCTCCTCGGCGGCGAGCAGTCCGGGCACATCGCGGGCGTCGGCTTCGACCTGTACGTCCGGATGGTCGGCGAGGCGGTCGCCGACTACCGGCGTCAGCTGGAGACCGGGGAGATCGAGGAGGAGCCGCCGCTCGAGGTCAAGATCGAGCTGCCGGTCGACGCGCACGTCCCGCACGACTACGCCCCCGGCGAGCGGCTGCGTCTGCAGGCCTACCGTGCCATCGCCTCCGCCAACTCCGAGGAGGACGTCAGGGCCGTACGCGAGGAACTCGTCGACCGCTACGGCAAGCTGCCCGAGCCGGTGGAGAACCTGCTCCTCGTCGCGGGCCTGCGGATGCTGGCACGCGCGTGCGGTGTCGCTGAGATCGTGCTGCAGGGCACCAACATCCGCTTCGCGCCGGTGGAGTTGCGTGAGTCGCAGGAGCTCCGGCTGAAGCGCCTGTACCCCGGCTCCGTCATCAAGCCGGCCGTCCACCAGGTCCTCGTCCCCCGTCCGAAGACGGCGAAGGTCGGCGGCAAGCCGCTGGTCGGGCGGGAACTGCTGGGCTGGGTGGGCGAGTTCCTGGCGTCGGTGCTGGGCTCCTAG
- a CDS encoding MerR family transcriptional regulator translates to MRIGELAEVTGASVRALRHYEQAGLIVSERAANGYRLYDPAVTVRVRNIRSLVRAGLTLDDVQVFLPCLDRDVTASPPTGRTLEVALRRLAVMEERIAAQVAVRDRLAAALAETTGGRIRPVA, encoded by the coding sequence CTGCGCATCGGCGAGCTCGCCGAGGTCACCGGGGCCTCCGTGCGCGCCCTGCGCCACTACGAGCAGGCGGGGCTCATCGTCTCCGAGCGCGCCGCCAACGGCTACCGGCTCTACGACCCCGCCGTCACCGTCCGCGTCCGCAACATCCGCAGCCTCGTACGGGCGGGGCTCACCCTGGACGACGTACAGGTGTTCCTGCCCTGCCTGGACCGGGACGTGACCGCGTCCCCGCCGACCGGGCGGACCCTGGAGGTCGCGCTGCGGCGGCTCGCGGTCATGGAGGAGCGGATCGCGGCCCAGGTCGCGGTCCGCGACCGGCTGGCGGCGGCCCTGGCCGAGACCACCGGCGGACGGATCCGGCCGGTGGCCTGA